From Zingiber officinale cultivar Zhangliang chromosome 5B, Zo_v1.1, whole genome shotgun sequence, the proteins below share one genomic window:
- the LOC121987815 gene encoding uncharacterized GPI-anchored protein At4g28100-like yields MATLPLLLLLQVSLAASSLSLLQQRHPEPASILFIPPANGTSPSSSAAATIPAFPEQSDVSGGACPLDPPADLLPSVSSACSASVSGGGGPPSRSSCCPALHAWLLAAYSATALASRPLPSSLPDFPALPDDSESCIGGVERALRHRGVELPRVNATCDAAYCFCGIRLRRLACAGAFVADAGEGRWVPTKDARRRLEKDCSRPGFGGCTRCLRTLNQLKVKEKQISSRSNKDGDAGSHGRECQLMGLTWLLSKNRTLFWPAATSVLHSITAAAGPDPNTCSLTVDDIPIAVGSDQINSDHGGGPIAVRPASLFLRLSPLLLLALIRA; encoded by the exons ATGGCCACTCTGCCGCTGTTGCTACTACTCCAAGTCTCTCTCGCGGCCTCCTCTCTCTCGCTGCTGCAGCAGCGCCACCCGGAACCAGCTTCCATTCTCTTCATCCCTCCCGCCAACGGCACCTCTCCatcctcctccgccgccgccaCCATCCCCGCCTTCCCCGAGCAGTCTGACGTCTCGGGGGGCGCCTGCCCGCTCGACCCCCCGGCCGACCTCCTCCCTTCTGTCTCCTCCGCTTGCTCCGCCTCCGTCAGCGGAGGCGGCGGACCCCCCTCCCGATCCAGCTGCTGCCCCGCCCTCCATGCCTGGCTCCTCGCCGCCTACTCCGCCACCGCCCTTGCCTCCCGCCCCCTGCCCTCGTCCCTCCCCGACTTCCCCGCTCTCCCGGACGACTCGGAGTCCTGCATCGGCGGCGTGGAGCGCGCCCTGCGCCACCGCGGGGTCGAGCTTCCGCGCGTCAACGCCACGTGCGACGCCGCGTACTGCTTCTGCGGCATCCGCCTCCGCCGCCTCGCCTGCGCCGGGGCGTTCGTGGCCGACGCCGGCGAGGGACGGTGGGTTCCGACGAAGGACGCCCGGAGGAGGCTGGAGAAGGACTGCTCCCGTCCTGGGTTCGGCGGGTGCACTCGCTGCCTCCGGACCCTCAACCAG CTGAAGGTCAAAGAGAAGCAAATTTCGAGCAGATCAAACAAGGACGGGGACGCCGGCAGTCATGGAAGGGAATGCCAGTTGATGGGACTGACTTGGCTCCTGTCAAAGAACAGGACGCTTTTCTGGCCGGCCGCCACTTCAGTCCTCCATTCCATCACGGCGGCCGCAGGCCCCGACCCAAACACCTGCTCCCTCACCGTCGATGACATCCCAATCGCAGTCGGCTCCGACCAGATCAACAGCGATCATGGCGGTGGACCCATTGCGGTCCGACCAGCGTCCCTGTTCCTCCGGCTTTCGCCGCTACTCCTGTTGGCACTCATCCGTGCCTAG